The Euphorbia lathyris chromosome 8, ddEupLath1.1, whole genome shotgun sequence genome has a window encoding:
- the LOC136202894 gene encoding probable nucleoredoxin 3 — protein sequence MEELNSQSETSESRDFFTILASRGVDFLLSAEDKVPLSSCDGKIICLFFSANWCRPCKTFAPQLVQLYNSLKGDDKKLEIVFVSFDRDEEGFNEHFKCMPWLAVPFDVDLHRQLSNVYCVHRIPSILSLGPDGIRIEDDLIEMIEDYGSEAFPFTRKRREELRAIDEVKRQGGRLEELLARRGRDYVISRNSTKMLVSELVGKIIGLYFGAHWCPPSRAFTSQLIEVYNELRATKDGCLEIILVSTDRDIKEFNTNLSNMPWLAIPYEDTTRRKDLCRIFNIKGIPTLVIIGEDGKTRSRDARGMISSYGANAFPFTKQRVSEIEAALKREGDALPRHVKDIKHEHLLKLDMAKAYVCDCCKRQGKFWTFSCDVCDYDLHPGCVEESCIVFGRRC from the exons GTGCCCTTATCGTCATGTGATGGGAAGATAATTTGCCTTTTCTTCTCGGCTAACTGGTGCCGACCCTGTAAGACGTTTGCCCCTCAGCTTGTACAACTTTATAATAGCCTAAAAGGTGACGATAAAAAGCTCGAGATTGTTTTTGTATCATTTGATCGCGACGAGGAAGGATTCAACGAACACTTCAAATGTATGCCATGGCTTGCAGTTCCGTTTGATGTGGATTTACACAGACAATTAAGCAACGTCTATTGCGTCCACCGCATTCCGTCGATTCTTTCGTTGGGTCCGGATGGAATTCGGATTGAAGACGATCTTATTGAGATGATAGAAGATTATGGTTCCGAAGCATTTCCTTTCACACGAAAGCGAAGAGAAGAACTGAGGGCTATTGACGAGGTAAAACGCCAAGGCGGGAGATTAGAAGAGCTTTTGGCACGCCGTGGGCGGGATTATGTCATATCTAGAAATTCCACGAAG ATGTTAGTATCTGAACTTGTTGGGAAGATAATAGGACTGTATTTCGGTGCGCATTGGTGTCCGCCTAGCCGCGCCTTCACGTCCCAACTCATCGAAGTCTACAATGAGCTAAGAGCCACAAAAGACGGATGTTTGGAGATTATTTTAGTTTCAACAGATAGAGACATTAAAGAATTTAATACTAACCTAAGTAACATGCCGTGGCTTGCAATTCCGTACGAGGACACGACACGACGAAAAGACCTATGTAGGATCTTTAACATTAAAGGAATTCCGACTCTAGTGATCATCGGGGAGGACGGGAAGACGAGAAGCAGGGATGCACGGGGCATGATTTCGTCGTATGGTGCTAATGCTTTCCCGTTCACCAAGCAGAGGGTTTCGGAGATAGAAGCCGCCCTGAAAAGGGAAGGTGATGCATTGCCGCGGCACGTGAAGGATATTAAACATGAACATTTGTTGAAATTAGATATGGCGAAAGCTTATGTTTGTGATTGTTGTAAAAGGCAAGGGAAGTTCTGGACGTTCTCGTGTGATGTTTGTGATTACGATCTTCATCCTGGTTGTGTTGAAGAATCGTGTATAGTCTTTGGTAGGAGATGTTGA